From the genome of Eriocheir sinensis breed Jianghai 21 chromosome 55, ASM2467909v1, whole genome shotgun sequence:
TCCATGGCCACGATGGCCGCACGGAGCTCCGCCGAGCTGCCCGCCATCAGGCGGTCCTCGCGGGCACTCTGGTACGCCGTCTCGAAGTCCGCGGCGTTGAAGGGAAACCAGTCTCGGGTGAGGGCGTGCGTGGGCGTGCCGCCGCCCGTCTCGTCCTCGGCGCCGCTGACGGGCGGCTCCTGCTCCCAGTGCGGGGTGCTGAAGTTGTCAAAGTCGACGAAGAGGGCGGAGTTTTCGTGGTCATCCATAATGAACTGTGTACTGTTCTCCGGGGCGCGGGGCACCTGGGCCCCCACGGGGCGCAGCACGGGGGCGGGGGAGCCCTGCCGCGGCGTCCAGGGCTCGCGGGAGGTGGTGGGCGACACAACAGCGACATTGGTCTGGGCGCGCCCCGTGCCCTCGTTCTTGGGGGTACGGCGGCGCCTCCTgcgtctctttttcttcttcttgagcACCGTGTTGGCCGTAGGCGAGCGCAGGCGGGAGTTGTGCTGGCAGCTTAAGCTCTGCAGGGGCTCACCGGATCGAGGCTCCATGCCGACGTGGCAATCCAGCGCTCACACGCCACACTTGGCAGCGCCGCCTGCTGCCCGATACTCTCTATGGGTCACTCCACTTAACTTTTCGCTATTATTGCGGCGTCCAGGGTGCGCGCAGACTTCCCGGGAGTGTGTGCACCTTCAGAACAGTGTGTGAACAGTTAACACGCTATGTATCCCGACACTTAGCGTCACTGTGGGGAAGTACGTGAGGACCATCTCTCGAGCTCACACGGACGGTTGTTAGCGTGTCACTCGACAGCCAACACTGACTCAGTCAGCCGCTGCCACTAGCTAGCCAGCCGCGGCCCCCCACCCGCTGCCACACGCCGCCACGCCCGCCTCTCGCCCCTCTCACCAACACCCAGGATGGGCCTCGGCCTGCACAAAAGCAACACAAACAGCCTCGTGCCTTCAATCAGTCACAGCCACCAAGTTCCCAGATGGACAGTGCGACACACAGGAACACACCTTACTTCTAAATAGCACGAGGCACCGTGCGAGGGTGCGTGCGCACGCCATCACGTGCAGGCCGGCGGGAAGTTCAAGCACACAAACACGGACACCTCAGGGCGGGCTGACACAACACACTGCAGCACCGCGGACAGCAGGCCCCCGTGCTCTCACCTCAGCCCCGTGACACCGACACCTCGTCAGCCCTGCCGTCAGGAGGAGGGGGTCCAGAGCCGCTCGTTGGCCTCGCATGGTCGATAGCTAGCTGACAACCTGCTGGCAGAAACGTTTGGCTGACGGTGAGTCCAGACGCTGGCAGCCTGATAGTGCTACAGCCTCACGTGACGTAACAATGCTCGGCGCTCTGCTGCAGCTGCTCACCGGTCAAGCGCGGGACAAACGTGTAATCGTATGTGTAGCGTTTTTGTGTCGCCTCATCGGGAACAACTATGACGGAAACATGCGATGGTATGTCCCCTACctgggtgagggggggaaggacTCTTGGCCTTGACTGTTGATCTCTTGTTTGGTGAAATAAACAATTGACCGAGAATAACATGAACGTATACATTGAACCATTTACCATTAGAGGTTACCATTACCACTGCTACGTAAATGTTAATTGCCCAGTATTTCGTCAGGTTATATCGCAAATTGACGATGCTGCTGTCAGGAGCGAGGGTTGGGGGCTGATTGGGCTGCTTTTGACTGGGCTCAGGTTCACATTTAAAGGAGGGCGTGTCAGGCtactatttactttttattttttatttttatttttttacagcaagagagagagctcaagaacaataaaacaaaacaaaaaatagaaagccCGCGAGGCGTTTCtccaataaaagaaaacagaataagagGCCAAAAGAAATGTCTGTTTCGGAAGAACATGTGGTGCCCAACAATTTTTGTCTAACCAGTAATAACCTTAAACGAAAATAGGGATATGAGTCACGCATACATAATAACGCAGGAGAGGGGACCAGAATGCCATTCAAGGGAACAAAACCGTCGCTATGGTGGCTTGGACCGGGtgtactggggggggggggggtattctcAGCTCAGACGTTTCCACCTCccacagctatttccaaaggccaaaaagaagactAATCTGGCTTTCATGAGGGTTTTTTCACATTTGTGGTACAGAaaaaaggtcacactaccaccagggtcattaaactatcactggaaatgcctgaaacacctaggtacgaaagccttgtcaaatatgtgtgcttgggggaCTAAGGGTTTGAGAATACGGTTCCTGTTGAGGTGAGGTTGCATGGTTGGCGGGGTTTTGTTAGTCTGCGGCCAGCGTTACTGCGACACGGGGATGGTTCATAATTTCTTTTCAGTGCCGGGGAAAGGTAAATTTAATCATACAGAAAAGAGACAGTGGTTAAATTTTTGTCTCATGACCATTAATAAGAATAGTAAATGGACGTGAGCAGGTCATATATAATTATGATGTACTGATAACAGATAGACAACGAAAGTAACAGAATGGCATCCCAGaaattgtagaagtcagggcaaACAGGAGCAGGTGAAAAGTAAATCAGAGCACTTGGAGCAGAATGAAATACAGGACCATCAGACAGATGACGATGATAGAAAAGAGTAggaattattatttttgttaccattattattattattattattattattattattattattattattattattattattattattattatatttattattattattaatgttattattattattattattattattattattattattattattattattattattattattattattttagtcatcttagtagaagtagtacatagcctagtagtggtggtggtagtagtagtaatagtagtagtagtagtagtaaattgactaatagttgttgttattgttattgtttcatcTTAATAGAGGGACATATGCACTGGTTTAATTAAccagggacttttttttttaatattgcccCCAAGATTAATTAGTGTAAAAATATATTACTCCCAGAGGCttcaaagtaaggaaaaaaaggctACAAATCATTTAAGTTCTACATATATTTTCGAGGAAGCAATTTAAGTCACTATTGCACAACCCAATTAGTGGTGAAATAATCAAACTTACACCATCTAAGGCAATAACCCCTTGTGCCCTGGGTGAAGCAGTCTAGTATTATTAATCACGGTACAGGGCAGCGTGTGTAGACAAGCTGGGCATTGCATCACTCTTCCCTATATCATCCTCAGACACCTTTGCCCAGCGTGGAGCCATAAACACACCTTACATGGCCACTGTCAAGGTCTGGGATGactcgcctacacacacacacacacacacacacacacacacattccaactTATATAGGACCCATTTTTTTCGGGAGGGGGGGGACGATATggcgtaacgagagagagagagagagagagagagagagagagagagagagaggggggcggggtatgagtgaaggaggatgagggatgATTGTGAGTaggtgggggaggagaagagaaggaatgagtggCGTTGTCTCTTTTAGGtaagtggagggagaaggaggaggaggaggaagggagggacgaggaggaggggagagaagattcCATtcaagagatgaggaagaggaggagggaagagaggtgggGGGATattttgtcagagagagagagagagagagagcaggcagacagacagacgctgaCAACCTGCTTGCGTAAAcatcatttcatctctctctctctctctctctctctctcttatgaatcactattttttttgtgtgtgtatttgaaaaAGTGttcggagtttttttttttcgtatcagTGAATAAATGAGACCCTGTATCATTATTTGGTatcgcattattattattattattatcattattatgcaaAGTACAGTAGGACAGGAAGGTCATGTACGTTACCTGTCTACTCTTAGGGCCATATAGATTAGGTTACGTTCAAAATACATATTTCGTATAACTTTTTTTACTGCGACTTTCCTTTGGTGAGTCATCCATGATTCGGGAAGGCAGAGGTGGGTTGTCAAAATATAGCTCAGTGTCAGGTACGTTGTGGGCGTTTTCTCCTTACGTAACATTCAAAGAAAACTAAATTATACGCGTAACTTCCTAGTAAactattatattttattattttttgattGCAATAAATTTATAATTCATTTATTTGTGTTGGTCACTTGAAAATGAAGTTCCGGAGAATTTTTTAATTATAATAAGACGAccttgctatctctctctctctctctctctctctctctctctctctctctctctctctctctctctctctctctctctctctcgtcacgtcaGTTACTGGGTtgtttatgatgttttttttcacGTGGAAGGCAATAGTCTATCAATTATCACGTAAAAGTTTTCTTATCCGCGTTATCCTGAACTTTTGCTAGGCCTATACCACCCGTTATCtgtacctcccccctccccccttctctctctctctctctctctctctctctctctctctctctctctcgttgcataTACTAATTATactccttactttcttatgttctctctctctctctctctctctctctctctctctctctctctctctctcacacacacacacacacacacacacacacacacttaatctgTCGTAACTTGATCTAAGTAGTCTCGTAAGGAACACATCATGACAATTAAAAGCTTCTCATGTTTAAATTAAGTCTGggtttgttggaggaggaggaggaggagaaggaggagaaggaggaggaggagaaaggaagaggaagtaaacaaGGAGTGGGACAGAGGTtctattataacacacacacacacacacacacacacacacactagctaaaaaaagacaaagaaaacagaaacaagtTATGTGTGCAACTGTTTCAAGAGCCTGTGTGTGGGGCAGAATTATTGGtctcattatattttatttatatatctcttttttaccttttttacaGGTTACTGAAGGCGGCATCTGGAAATA
Proteins encoded in this window:
- the LOC126983917 gene encoding uncharacterized protein LOC126983917; translation: MEPRSGEPLQSLSCQHNSRLRSPTANTVLKKKKKRRRRRRRTPKNEGTGRAQTNVAVVSPTTSREPWTPRQGSPAPVLRPVGAQVPRAPENSTQFIMDDHENSALFVDFDNFSTPHWEQEPPVSGAEDETGGGTPTHALTRDWFPFNAADFETAYQSAREDRLMAGSSAELRAAIVAMEARAAVLTDVLSSSPSRIVSRLQNQLLQLQEENARLKQILSRRNQKRRPSLQSSSSSSTDSDSESDSTNSSSDCSESDCDTCAARRSQAVQQDEEKENTCPFSLA